In one Mucilaginibacter sp. PAMB04168 genomic region, the following are encoded:
- a CDS encoding DinB family protein, with protein MPIALYHIFNDMIAQAISEYEETTQQLLRLLSKFTLAQFNQVPFEGSWTAGQLAEHVLKSQSSIGELFGGGARPANRKPDEKREEIKSVFLDFTIKMQSPEFVVPSDGAKDKDTLLQQLEATRGKVTQAAAAYDYTYECIGFELPGSGPYTRIEWLYFIIYHTQRHVHQLRNIYHKLCLV; from the coding sequence ATGCCTATAGCTTTGTATCATATTTTTAATGATATGATAGCGCAAGCCATAAGCGAGTATGAAGAAACTACCCAGCAACTGCTGAGATTGTTAAGCAAATTTACACTTGCACAATTTAACCAGGTACCTTTTGAGGGAAGTTGGACGGCCGGGCAATTAGCAGAGCACGTGTTAAAATCACAATCGAGCATCGGCGAGTTATTTGGAGGCGGCGCCAGGCCGGCTAATCGTAAGCCCGACGAAAAACGGGAAGAGATCAAGAGTGTGTTTCTGGATTTTACCATCAAGATGCAATCGCCGGAGTTTGTGGTGCCTTCTGATGGGGCAAAAGATAAGGATACGCTTTTGCAGCAATTGGAAGCAACCCGCGGTAAAGTAACACAAGCCGCTGCTGCTTATGATTATACTTATGAATGCATAGGTTTTGAATTGCCGGGCTCGGGTCCGTATACCCGCATTGAATGGCTTTACTTCATTATATATCACACGCAGCGGCATGTTCATCAACTGCGCAATATTTATCACAAGTTGTGTTTGGTATAA
- a CDS encoding methyltransferase, TIGR04325 family, which produces MPFKKGEFVPEILKRAIRYSFKYGWHGRYANWQDALQKTTGYNAQTVLQRVKAGALQVKEGKYAYERDGITYSNIEVAYPLLAALLWIASQNDNRLSLVDYGGSLGTSYRQNFPFLKHLQTLEWRLVEQAMFVEEGRKNFEDEHLHFYHSLEEACKNNGTPQLLLFSSSLQYMERPYELLTKVVESNIPYLMIDRTAFIDEPEDRLTIQSVPPAFYDASYPCWFFSEAKMNIFLQNAFEPVWGFTSGQKVQLGLQELDYTGKLWRRK; this is translated from the coding sequence ATGCCATTTAAGAAAGGCGAATTTGTGCCAGAGATACTAAAGAGAGCTATTAGATACAGTTTCAAGTACGGGTGGCATGGGCGCTATGCTAACTGGCAGGATGCGCTGCAAAAAACCACTGGCTATAACGCCCAAACGGTATTGCAGCGTGTTAAGGCCGGCGCATTACAAGTTAAAGAGGGCAAGTATGCTTATGAGCGTGATGGCATTACTTATAGCAATATTGAAGTAGCTTATCCGCTTTTAGCTGCACTACTGTGGATAGCATCGCAAAACGACAACAGGCTTAGCCTGGTTGATTATGGCGGCTCGCTGGGCACATCGTACCGGCAAAATTTTCCGTTTTTAAAGCACCTGCAAACGTTAGAATGGCGCCTGGTTGAACAAGCTATGTTTGTAGAAGAAGGCCGCAAGAATTTTGAGGATGAACATCTGCACTTTTACCATTCACTTGAGGAGGCGTGTAAGAACAACGGTACACCACAGTTATTGCTGTTCTCCAGTTCACTGCAATATATGGAAAGGCCATACGAACTGTTAACAAAGGTGGTAGAATCTAATATTCCCTACCTGATGATAGACCGTACTGCATTTATTGATGAGCCTGAAGACCGCCTCACAATTCAAAGCGTGCCGCCTGCTTTTTATGATGCTTCATATCCATGCTGGTTTTTTAGCGAGGCTAAAATGAATATCTTCTTACAAAACGCCTTTGAACCGGTCTGGGGCTTTACGTCGGGTCAGAAAGTACAGTTAGGATTACAGGAACTGGATTATACCGGCAAGCTATGGCGCAGAAAATAA
- a CDS encoding aldo/keto reductase, with amino-acid sequence MEFRQLGASGLFVPVLSFGTATFGGGNEFFKAWGNTQVDEAKRLVNLCLDAGVNFFDTANIYSGGASEEILGQALEGLRSQVLISTKATFPMSDKPNDFGSSRSHLIKQCEDSLRRLKTDHIDIYHMHGFDANTPVEETLKALDDLVTSGKIRYIACSNFSGWHLMKSLSISERYGWSKYVAHQAYYSLLDREFEWELMPLGIEHKVSTIVWSPLSSGRLGGKFRRNQPIPENNRMAQGGSHGPATNFELLYKIVDVLDEVAEETGKSVPQVALNWLLQRPTIANIIIGARDEEQLKQNLGAVGWNLTTDQVKKLDAASDRDPIYPYWHQRQNPQLIPPPKFY; translated from the coding sequence ATGGAATTCAGACAATTAGGCGCATCGGGGCTATTTGTACCGGTGCTTAGCTTTGGCACAGCAACCTTTGGCGGCGGCAACGAATTTTTTAAGGCTTGGGGCAATACCCAGGTTGATGAGGCTAAACGCCTGGTGAACCTTTGCCTTGATGCAGGTGTTAACTTTTTCGACACAGCCAATATTTACTCAGGCGGCGCTTCAGAAGAAATCTTAGGCCAGGCGTTAGAAGGCCTACGCAGCCAGGTACTTATATCCACCAAAGCAACCTTTCCTATGAGCGATAAGCCAAACGATTTTGGTTCATCACGCTCACACCTCATAAAACAATGTGAAGACAGCTTGCGCCGCCTCAAGACCGATCATATTGATATTTACCACATGCACGGTTTTGATGCCAATACACCGGTTGAGGAAACATTAAAAGCTTTAGATGACCTGGTTACCAGTGGCAAGATACGTTACATTGCCTGCTCAAATTTTTCGGGTTGGCACTTAATGAAATCTTTATCCATATCAGAACGTTACGGCTGGTCTAAATATGTAGCCCACCAGGCATATTATTCATTACTCGACCGCGAGTTTGAGTGGGAATTGATGCCGTTGGGTATTGAACACAAAGTAAGCACTATCGTTTGGAGCCCACTATCGTCGGGCCGTTTAGGTGGCAAGTTCCGCAGAAACCAGCCGATTCCCGAAAATAACCGCATGGCTCAAGGCGGATCACATGGTCCGGCTACCAACTTTGAGTTGTTGTACAAAATTGTGGATGTTTTAGATGAAGTAGCCGAGGAGACCGGCAAATCAGTACCGCAAGTGGCCTTAAACTGGTTGCTACAGCGCCCAACTATTGCCAACATTATAATTGGCGCACGCGATGAAGAGCAACTAAAACAAAATTTGGGCGCCGTGGGCTGGAACTTAACTACTGACCAGGTTAAAAAACTGGACGCTGCGAGCGACCGCGACCCGATATATCCTTACTGGCACCAACGTCAAAACCCGCAACTGATACCGCCGCCTAAGTTTTATTAA
- a CDS encoding alpha/beta hydrolase, giving the protein MVRCLFLVVSLLVTTATYAQRTAGLTQQTDTSFTNYSAYKNAKKKYSQIQLVKDSLPPLVKASQNINYRTVNDQKLLLDVFRPKKAAQKLLPAVIIIHGGGWRSGSRTQHHPLAARLAEQGFVCFTPAYRLSTHALYPAAVQDLQAAIKWVKANAKKNKVDTQRIVVCGFSAGGQLATLLGTTVPGIKAIVDIDGTLAFIHPESGEGDDSKSVSAGTNWLGYTKTEKPELWQQAGALAHVGSRTPPTLFVNSSVDRMHAGRTDYINILNQYHIYNEVHTFPDSPHAFCLFEPWFTPTVAYITGFLNNVLK; this is encoded by the coding sequence ATGGTAAGGTGCCTTTTTTTGGTTGTAAGCTTATTGGTGACTACGGCTACATACGCCCAGCGCACTGCCGGCCTTACACAACAGACCGATACCTCTTTTACTAATTATAGCGCTTACAAAAATGCTAAAAAGAAGTATTCGCAAATACAATTGGTAAAAGACAGTCTGCCACCATTGGTAAAGGCAAGTCAGAATATCAATTATCGAACAGTAAACGATCAGAAGCTGCTATTAGATGTGTTTAGGCCCAAGAAAGCAGCTCAAAAGCTTTTGCCCGCCGTAATCATTATTCATGGTGGTGGCTGGCGCTCGGGTAGCCGTACACAGCATCACCCACTTGCTGCGCGACTGGCCGAGCAAGGTTTTGTTTGCTTTACACCTGCTTACCGCTTATCAACCCATGCTTTGTACCCGGCCGCTGTGCAAGATCTGCAAGCTGCTATCAAGTGGGTTAAGGCCAATGCGAAAAAAAACAAAGTAGATACGCAAAGAATAGTTGTTTGCGGCTTTTCGGCAGGAGGGCAGTTGGCCACCTTGTTAGGTACTACCGTACCTGGCATTAAAGCCATTGTTGATATTGATGGTACGCTCGCTTTCATTCACCCTGAATCGGGCGAGGGTGACGACAGTAAGTCTGTTTCGGCTGGTACAAATTGGTTGGGTTATACCAAAACTGAAAAACCAGAATTATGGCAACAAGCAGGCGCTTTGGCCCATGTTGGTTCCCGCACACCACCTACGCTTTTCGTCAACAGTTCGGTAGACCGAATGCATGCTGGTCGTACCGATTATATAAACATCTTAAACCAGTATCATATTTATAACGAGGTGCATACCTTTCCGGATTCTCCTCATGCGTTTTGCCTATTTGAGCCCTGGTTTACACCTACAGTGGCATATATTACAGGTTTCCTAAATAACGTTTTAAAATAA
- a CDS encoding OsmC family protein encodes MHKQHTYASTLTWTGNTGQGTSNYRVYERSYEISIGNKAVIQGSSDQAFRGDADKHNPEEMLLASLSSCHMLWFLHVCAEAGVNVLAYTDKATAVMIEETNGSGYFTEATLKPHVVVSDATMLAKLDELHHKANRFCFVANSVKFPVYHKGTGEVA; translated from the coding sequence ATGCACAAACAACACACCTACGCCTCAACCCTAACCTGGACCGGCAACACTGGCCAGGGCACCTCAAACTATCGCGTTTATGAGCGTTCTTACGAAATCAGCATCGGCAATAAAGCGGTAATTCAGGGATCATCAGATCAGGCTTTTCGTGGTGATGCAGATAAACATAACCCGGAGGAAATGTTGCTGGCTTCGTTATCGAGTTGTCACATGCTTTGGTTTTTGCATGTGTGCGCCGAAGCAGGTGTTAATGTATTAGCCTATACCGATAAGGCTACCGCTGTTATGATTGAGGAAACTAATGGCAGCGGCTACTTTACCGAGGCTACACTGAAGCCGCACGTGGTAGTTAGCGACGCTACAATGCTTGCAAAGTTGGATGAACTGCATCACAAAGCCAACCGGTTTTGCTTTGTTGCCAATTCGGTTAAGTTTCCTGTATATCATAAGGGCACGGGTGAAGTAGCATAA
- a CDS encoding DUF418 domain-containing protein: MPAQTLSKAQPVAQADRIQAIDILRGIALLGILLMNIPGFAMPERYSDVFHQDTHSINFWTDAVITVLFEGKMRALFSMVFGAGILLFVMRKAQNGQPFKALFFRRMGWLVLFGLIHAHVLLWEGDILYGYGVIGMLAFIFRNMKPKYLVWAVPIVAILDFTASTLFYQNIRGQRLAYNSAIALQKQNKPLSKQQRQAITTWRATEKEFLPNKTEIAAHTRSMKSDYNGVASYIRPLTWGFQTKYFIFLIWDVLALMMLGMALYKWGFMTGGWTATQYRLTALVGYCIGLPLVMLDYYHDYRQAHGSAASIHYLETHAMSWWGLIYPFQRILLVMAHASVLLLMVRAGVFKGLTNRLAAVGQMAFTNYIMQTVFCTLYFFGYGLNKFAELQYYQLYYVVAVIWVIQLIVSPVWLKYFLFGPLEWLWRSLTYWQLQPMRRNAQQIAVAV; this comes from the coding sequence ATGCCAGCTCAAACCTTATCCAAAGCACAGCCGGTTGCCCAAGCCGACCGTATACAGGCTATTGACATTTTGCGGGGCATAGCCTTATTGGGAATCCTTCTGATGAACATTCCGGGTTTTGCCATGCCCGAAAGGTATTCGGACGTTTTTCATCAGGATACACACAGCATTAATTTTTGGACGGACGCTGTAATTACGGTATTATTTGAAGGTAAGATGCGTGCCTTGTTCTCTATGGTTTTTGGGGCCGGCATACTGCTTTTTGTAATGCGTAAAGCGCAGAACGGACAACCGTTTAAGGCCTTGTTTTTTAGACGAATGGGCTGGCTGGTATTGTTTGGCCTGATACATGCCCATGTTTTACTTTGGGAGGGTGACATCTTATACGGATACGGCGTTATAGGTATGCTGGCTTTTATTTTTCGTAACATGAAGCCTAAGTACCTGGTTTGGGCAGTACCTATTGTAGCTATACTGGATTTTACGGCGTCTACATTATTCTATCAAAATATCAGAGGGCAGCGGCTGGCTTACAATAGCGCTATAGCCCTGCAAAAACAAAACAAGCCATTAAGTAAACAGCAACGGCAAGCGATTACCACCTGGCGGGCAACCGAAAAAGAGTTTTTGCCCAATAAAACCGAGATAGCCGCGCATACCCGCAGTATGAAATCTGACTACAACGGAGTGGCCAGTTATATACGTCCGCTAACATGGGGCTTTCAAACTAAATACTTTATTTTTTTGATATGGGATGTGCTGGCCTTAATGATGCTGGGCATGGCTCTTTATAAGTGGGGATTTATGACCGGCGGGTGGACGGCCACCCAATACAGGTTAACAGCGCTGGTTGGCTACTGTATTGGCCTGCCATTGGTTATGTTAGATTACTACCATGATTACCGGCAAGCGCATGGCAGTGCGGCTTCTATACATTACCTCGAAACGCATGCCATGTCGTGGTGGGGATTAATCTATCCCTTTCAACGTATATTGTTGGTTATGGCACATGCCAGCGTACTGTTGCTTATGGTACGTGCCGGGGTGTTTAAAGGGTTAACTAACCGCCTGGCCGCTGTTGGACAAATGGCTTTTACCAATTACATCATGCAAACTGTGTTTTGTACGCTTTACTTTTTTGGTTATGGCTTAAATAAATTTGCAGAGCTGCAGTATTACCAATTATACTATGTAGTTGCTGTGATATGGGTCATACAACTAATTGTAAGCCCGGTATGGCTAAAGTATTTTTTGTTTGGACCGCTCGAATGGCTGTGGCGTAGCTTAACTTATTGGCAGTTACAACCTATGCGGCGCAATGCACAACAAATAGCAGTTGCTGTTTAA
- the recA gene encoding recombinase RecA, which translates to MSNASADKLKALQLTLDKLEKSYGKGTIMKLGDSVIEPIEVIPTGSLTLDLALGVGGLPKGRVIEIYGPESSGKTTLAIHAIAESQKRGGIAAFIDAEHAFDRFYAQKLGVDVENLLISQPDNGEQALEIADNLIRSGAIDILVIDSVAALVPKGEIEGEMGDSKMGLHARLMSQALRKLTGTISKTGCCCIFINQLRDKIGVMFGNPETTTGGNALKFYASVRLDVRRISQIKDSDEVSGNRVKVKIVKNKVAPPFRLAEFDIMFGEGISKAGEIIDLGVEHNIIKKAGSWFSYGDSRLGQGRDAVKQLIIDNPELAEELENKIKQVVSGDNMPEEVE; encoded by the coding sequence ATGAGTAACGCAAGCGCAGATAAATTAAAAGCATTGCAGCTTACACTGGATAAGCTGGAAAAATCGTACGGTAAAGGAACCATCATGAAACTGGGCGATTCTGTAATCGAGCCTATAGAGGTAATTCCGACCGGTTCGTTAACGTTGGACCTGGCTTTAGGTGTAGGCGGATTACCCAAAGGCCGTGTAATTGAGATTTACGGTCCCGAATCATCAGGTAAAACCACTTTGGCTATCCATGCCATTGCGGAATCGCAGAAGAGAGGCGGCATTGCAGCTTTTATTGATGCTGAGCATGCCTTTGATCGTTTCTATGCTCAAAAATTAGGAGTGGATGTAGAGAACCTACTGATCTCTCAACCTGACAACGGTGAGCAGGCTTTAGAAATTGCCGACAACCTGATCCGCTCGGGCGCCATTGATATATTGGTAATTGACTCGGTAGCAGCATTGGTACCTAAAGGCGAAATTGAAGGAGAGATGGGCGACTCTAAAATGGGTTTACATGCCCGCTTAATGTCACAGGCCTTACGGAAGCTTACCGGTACCATTAGCAAAACCGGATGTTGCTGTATTTTCATTAACCAGTTACGCGATAAGATTGGTGTAATGTTTGGTAACCCCGAAACTACTACCGGTGGTAACGCCTTAAAATTCTATGCTTCTGTACGTTTGGATGTACGCCGTATATCTCAAATTAAAGATAGTGATGAAGTATCAGGTAACCGTGTAAAGGTGAAAATTGTAAAAAACAAAGTGGCACCTCCGTTCCGTTTAGCCGAGTTTGACATTATGTTTGGCGAAGGTATATCCAAAGCCGGCGAGATCATTGACCTGGGTGTTGAGCATAACATCATAAAAAAAGCAGGTTCATGGTTTAGCTACGGCGACAGCCGCTTAGGCCAGGGTCGTGATGCTGTAAAACAATTAATTATCGACAATCCGGAATTAGCCGAGGAACTGGAAAACAAGATTAAACAAGTTGTGTCAGGTGATAACATGCCTGAGGAAGTGGAATAA
- the tsaD gene encoding tRNA (adenosine(37)-N6)-threonylcarbamoyltransferase complex transferase subunit TsaD yields the protein MPVILGIESSCDETSAAVCADGAMLSNIIANQTIHEAYGGVVPELASRVHQQNIIPAVQQAISNAKIRKNDIDAVAFTRGPGLLGSLLVGVSFAKAFALANNLPLIEVNHMQAHILAHFIDEPKPSFPFLCLTVSGGHTQIVLVKDYFDMEVIGHTQDDAAGEAMDKTSKILGLPYPGGPLIDKHARLGNPDAFQFPEPQIPGYNFSFSGLKTAILYFIQNNEAKNAAFVKDNLADICASVEKRIVTILLNKLTKAAKAYGIKDVALAGGVSANTGLRQGLLDVGAKYHWNTFIPKMEYCTDNAAMIAIAGYHKYLKGDFTDQHVAPLARMPF from the coding sequence GTGCCTGTAATTTTAGGAATAGAATCTTCGTGCGATGAAACCTCGGCTGCTGTATGTGCGGATGGTGCGATGCTTAGTAACATCATAGCTAACCAAACCATACATGAGGCCTATGGAGGCGTTGTGCCTGAGCTGGCATCAAGGGTTCATCAACAGAATATCATTCCTGCTGTACAGCAAGCAATATCTAACGCAAAAATACGCAAAAATGATATTGATGCAGTAGCTTTTACACGCGGACCAGGCCTTTTAGGTTCACTTTTAGTGGGCGTATCATTTGCCAAAGCATTTGCCCTGGCTAATAACCTTCCACTTATTGAGGTGAACCACATGCAGGCCCATATTTTGGCGCACTTCATTGATGAACCTAAACCATCATTTCCCTTTTTATGTTTGACTGTTTCGGGCGGGCATACACAAATAGTTTTGGTAAAGGATTACTTTGATATGGAAGTGATTGGCCACACGCAGGACGACGCTGCCGGCGAGGCAATGGATAAGACCAGTAAAATACTGGGTTTGCCCTATCCCGGCGGTCCGCTGATTGATAAGCATGCCCGATTGGGCAATCCGGATGCTTTCCAGTTTCCCGAGCCGCAGATACCCGGCTATAACTTTAGCTTTAGCGGGTTAAAAACAGCTATCTTGTATTTCATTCAAAACAACGAAGCTAAAAATGCCGCGTTTGTAAAGGACAACTTAGCCGATATTTGCGCTTCGGTTGAAAAACGCATTGTGACCATATTGCTGAACAAATTAACTAAAGCAGCAAAGGCCTATGGCATTAAGGATGTAGCTTTGGCCGGAGGCGTTTCGGCTAACACCGGTTTACGGCAAGGTTTGCTCGATGTTGGCGCAAAATACCACTGGAATACTTTTATACCCAAAATGGAGTATTGTACCGACAATGCTGCAATGATAGCCATAGCCGGTTACCATAAATATTTAAAAGGTGATTTTACGGACCAACATGTGGCGCCGCTGGCCCGCATGCCATTTTAA